Part of the Paenibacillus kyungheensis genome, GCTAACCGCAGATGCAGTAGCGGCAAATACATTCATACAGATTGAATAGATACTGGTCATAATACCGACACGAAAAGGAAATTCACGTTTGATCATTCCAGGCAAAATAACATTGACGATTGCAATCGCAAGACCGGTCAAAAAGGTACCGATTAAGAGCATAGTTAATCCACCAAATGGACGTAACCAGCCACCAAGAGTTAATACCATCAGCGATACGATAATAATGCGTTCCATTCCGTATTTGCCTGCCATTTTTGCGACAAAAGGAGATAAAATCGCAAAAGCGACTAACGGGATCGTTGTTAAAAATCCAGCCATTGCATTAGATACAGGGAAGTCCTGCCGGATAAGATCCAGCAATGGACTAATAGCTGTAATTGGACTACGCATATTAAGAGCTGTTAACAAAATACAAATCAATAAAAAAAGCGGATTACGCAGGGATAACCCTGATTCCGCAGTCTCCAACGAATGACGATTCATTTCTATAGTCCTTTCTACAACGCCTGGTAATTCATAAGCGTTGACCTTTCTAATATGCACTTGATACTACGAAGAGTGATCTAGCGACTGAAGTCGATCTGTAAAATAAGTAATATAATCATCAACGATCAACATCGCTTGTTCACTATGCTGTTCACGAATCGCTTGGATTAAATTACGATGCCCTGTGCAATAAGAATCATTGAGCACAGTAGTACTGGTAATCGACATTTGAATCTGTTCAAAAAGATGAGCATACAGATCGATCAGCAATTGATTATATGAAGCCGCAGTAATAGCTTGATGTAGCTTAAAGTCTGCTTCTACAAATTGTGGAATCTCTCCAGCATCCATATGTTGCTGACACAAATTAGCATAATGATCCATTTGCTGTAGATCATCATCGGTTCGTCTACGGCAAGCTAGAGCTACAGCTTCTCGGTCTAGAGCATGACGTACTTCTAGAATTTCAACAACAGTGGAGTGCTGTACCCGTTTTTGCAATACCGAATGCAGTTCACTATTTGCTATTACAAAGGTTCCATCACCTTGTCTAGTCGATAATAGACCGACATGTACAAGCGCACGAATCGCTTCTCGCAACGTATTGCGACTAACGCCAAATTGCTCCATCAGTTCAGCTTCTTTGGGAATTCGTGTTCCGATCGCCCAACTATTATTTTTGATTCGTTGTTCAATCTGAGCATAGACTTGATCTACCAACGACTGCTTTTCCAATTTATTAAAAATAATGTTCACTCCTAAAGGTAGGATGATTGGTCTATTGGACATTTTATCGAAAATCTTTTAGATTGTAAAGTAAAAAAAGACAAATTTGAAGTGATTTTCATGTCAGATTGTCTTATGCTTAACAAAAAGTAAAAAAGACAGTAACTTAATTGAATGGGCAATCTTAGTTTGAATAGAGCTGAATACAGCGATCAAGCCTTTTGCTCTCAAGAATAGATAACCTATTGATCAATCGTGATTTAGAGTAAAAGGGGTACTGTATTTATGATCATAAAAGACTTGTTTATTAATTTTTGTATCATTTCTACTTTTTTATTTTTTGGTAATGCTCTTTTTCGCAGTGTGCGTAGTAATCCACGTATCAGTCCATTTGTGTTTAAGATGTTAACAGGGGTTTTTCTAGGGGTATTTGGTATCGTCCAAATGCAGTTCACATTCAAATTAGATAATGGAACATTGCTTGATCTGAGACAAATTCCTATTATTGTAGCTACTGTATTAAGCGGTGGCATGGCTGGCATTATTACGACTATTCTGATTTCAATAGCTCGCTTATGGTTTTCTGCTTCGATTACTGGTGTTTCTTTTCTAGGGATAGCTAATGCCTGTATTACATTTGTAATTGCCTATTTCGTATTTCGAACCAAGCCTTCTTTTCGTTACAAATGGTTTATGACTGCACTGTTATCGACATTGAATTCATTGCTTATTTTTCTGTTATGGACTGGATTTTCAAAAAGGACGACACTGATTTTATTTATTGTGGTGCTCTTTTCGTCGTTTATATTTACTTATTTGCTGATCGAACGGTTACGACGGTATAACAAGATTTATGATGCGATGAGTAAAGAAGTTCAATTTGATTTTTTGACAGGGTTATACAACTATCGTGGATTTACATATAAATACAATCAATTAAGTCAGCAAAAGAAAATTACTTTTTCGTTACTATTGTTAGATATCGATTATTTCAAAGTGATTAATGATCAATACGGTCACTCTGCTGGAGATGCGGTGCTAGCTCAATTTGCTGAAGTGCTATGTAGCAGTGTGCGCTCATTTGATTATTGTTTTCGCAAAGGAGGAGAAGAATTCGCAATCATTCTTGAACATGTAGAAGAGCATGCAGAAGCGATCAGATGGGCAGAGACGATTCGCCAAAATATTCAAGAGCATAAGTTTGTGATTCCTGATGGCAGAACGGTATCAATGACAGTCTCGCTTGGGATAGGATTTTATCCTTTATATGCTGATGACGAGTTGTTAGAAAAAACCGATCGTGCTTTGTATGAAGCTAAAAAAGGCGGAAGAAATCAGTTTTGTATTGCACACTAAAATAATAAATTTAGCCTATTTAATAAATTCTTCAGACTGACGATGTATATAGATATACTTATTATTTCCGTAGTCAGAGGGACGTGAACAAATGTTGTTCAAAGATTTATTTATGAATTTTTGTATTTTAGCTACATTTTCTTTTTTTGGAAGTATGTTATTGAATTATTTGAATGCTCATTTCAAAACAAGTACGTATATAAAGCGCCAATGGATCGGATTATTTTTTGGTTTGTTAGGAGCTACACTAATGCAATTTACATTTCCAGTAGGAGATAATGTACTATTGGATTTGCGCCAGATATCGATCGTTCTGTCGATTAGTATGGGTGGCAGTGTAGCCGGAATTATTACAACGATTATTATTATGATTACCAGAATTATATTAAGTCCGACGATTGGATTAAGTGCAATATTGGGCTTGGTCAATGCAGCAACTCTCTGTATCGTAGCTTCATGGATTTTTTCACGCAAAATTAGTTTTTATAGAAAATGGTTATATTCAGGAATTGCTTTGACGATTATTGCTATGATCTCGCTCAGTATTGTATTAGGCAAAAATGAAATTGATAAAGTGTTTGTATTTATTATCGTGGAATCCGCAGCGACTTTATTTATTTTTATGCTTACTCGATCTTTACGAAAAAACAATGAATTATTTGAAAAAGTAAGCAAAGAAGCTCAATTCGACTTTTTGACAGGCTTATATAATCCAAGAGCATTTGAGCACAAGTTCGAGCAATTACAACATCAGGAAACAGATATGGCACATTCTCTGCTATTTATCGATATCGATCATTTCAAAAAAGTAAATGATGAATATGGTCATCCGGCAGGAGATGCGGTGCTATTTCAGTTGGCTAACGTGATTCAACAAAGTATTCGCAGTACAGATTATGGAGCTCGCAAAGGTGGAGAAGAATTTGCTGTCTGGCTAGAATACTGCCAATTAACTGAAGCCAAAATTATTGCCGAGACGTTACGCACCAATGTGGAAAAGAAAAAGTTTGTACTACCGGATGGTAAAATCATTCATATTACAATCTCGATAGGTATTGGCATGTACCCGGCGTTGTTGTGGGATGAATTGTTAGAAAAAACCGATCAAGCGTTATATGAAGCCAAACAGCAAGGACGCAATCGCTCCTGCCTTGCTCAGTTTTGAGCTGTTTAGCCCTTTTTAGATCCAAATAATATTTTTATAAGTAAAAAAAATAGAAATACGACCTTAGTATATGGAGGTCGTATTTTTTGCTTTACATACAGCATTCTCTCTTACTTAATTTACTTTTAATTAAAAATTTACATAAAAGAGGAATTAGATAGACAAAATAGAATTATGATAATAAGAGAATCAGAATAGTCATTCTGTCTCTACCTATTCAAAGGAGGAATTGTTATATGCATAAGGTAGTCACGAAGCGGTTAACAGTAGTGCTTTTAACAGCATTATTGATGTTCATTTCTTTATTGGGTGGGTATCGTCCGGTAGCTGAAGCGGCAACAACATTAACGGTTGCACAAGCGATTCAAGCTCAAAGTGGTGGCTCTACAATTACAGTTAAAGGGATTGTGGTTGGACATGCTTCAGGAGCTTCTACAGGTGATTTTGCAAGCCCGTTTGCTAACGATTTTAACGTGCTAATCGCAGATAGCAGCAGTGAACGTACAACTAGCAAATTAGTAGATGTACAATTAAGCAGCTCTTTCCGCTCGCAGTTCGGTTTACAGAGCAATCCAAGTCTAATTGGCAAAACGATTGTCGTTACCGGTACAGCTGGTGCATATAACAATTTTGCAGGTGTTAAAAATCCAACGTCTGTGACTTTAGATGGTGGTACAACGACACCTCCTACTGAACCTGGAACAGATACACCTCTTCCTAATGGAACAGGTAAAAAAGTATTGTTCGATAATACGCATGCTCAAACTGCCGGTGCAGCAGATTGGGTAATCGATGGTGGATTCTCTGACTTTGCAAATGGACTCAAAGCAGACGGATTTACAGTGGATGCGCTAACTCGTCCAATACCGTATACATTTGGAGAGCAAGCGATCACGTATGATAAGCTCAAAGGATACGATGTATTCGTTATCGCTGAGCCTAACGTTCCTTTCAAATCAACAGAACAAGCAGCTATGCTTCAATATGTAAAAGGCGGCGGTAGTATTTTCTTTATTGCCGATCACTATAATGCAGACCGCAACAAAAATCGCTGGGATGGATCAGAAGCAATCAACGGATACCGTCGTGGTGCTTACAGTAACCCGGCAAAAGGAATGAGTGCAGAAGAAGCAGCTTCACCAGCGATGCAAGGTGTGAGTGGTTCCGACTGGTTGGGTACGAACTTTGGTATTCGTTTCCGTTACAACGCTCTAGGTGATGTGAATGCCAATGATATCGTTGCTTCATCACAAGCGTTTGGCATTACAGCTGGTGTAAATTCTGTAGCGATGCATGCAGGATCAACACTTGCTATTCTAGATCCGACCAAAGCAAAAGGTATCGTATATCTACCGTCTTCTGTATCCAAATGGAATAATGCTGTCGATCAAGGCGTATACAATGGCGGCGGACGTGCAGAAGGTCCTTATGCAGCGGTTTCTAAAGTAGGCGCAGGGAAAGCTGCCTTTATCGGTGATTCTTCGCCAGTAGAAGATGCTTCTCCTAAATATCTACGTGAAGAAACAGGCGCTAAAAAGACAACCTATGATGGATACAAAGAAGTCGATGATGCGAAATTATTGGTACAGACGGTAAGATGGTTGGCTGTTAAAGAAAGCTATACCAGCTTAAATCAAGTATCAGGGTTGACGTTAGATAGCCCAACATCATTGATCTCTATCGAGACACCTGCTACATCTACAGAGCCACAAGCTGAACCTTGGGCAGCTCCAGCAGCAGGTTACAAATGGTATGATCCAACAACATTCAAAAACGGCTCTTATGGAGCAGCTTCATAACAGGTAGTTACGAATAGATGTAGCCTATCATATCAAATAAAAACAGCTTTCGACCTGCCTATAAAGCAGAGAAGAAAGCTGTTTTTATATTTTTACCAGTATATTGATTTATTACATTACAAATGTTCCAATCACAAATGAAATTCCGATAATCAAAGAACGTAACAATTGAGCAATCGCCATATTGCCTTTTTCAATCTGTTCACAGACTTTGGTACGAGGAGTTACCCAATCGAATACTAGATACACCAGACACAGAATCACAATACCAACACCTGACCAGATCAATACATCTATCCATGCATCAGAATTAATCGATACCAGCCCGACGATAATACATAACCCTAACATTTTGCTACCCATATACATACCCGCCGCTTGATTACCATCTGCAATCTGCTGATTATCATTGTAGCGTGTCATAAGACTAAAAATATAATACCCTACAAACAGAACAGCAAATAAAATAACTAACCCTATTCCGATATGTAATAAGTCAGTTCCGAAGTTTTTCAACTGTATTTCCTCCTTCAAAATATAAACATATAATCAGTTGTTCAAAAAGCTGATGAGGGAACAATCGCCGCCGCACAATAGCAAGCTAGATTGTCTGTCACTTTGCCTCCTATACGAGGTAGCAATCCAGCAAATTGACCACCTATCACAAAAGCTCCTGTTAACAGATAACCATCAAATGTTCCTTCAGAAGTCGTTACAGAGACAGGCTCCATCGGATGCAGTTGTTGATAGATTTTGGGCTGATTTTCATAATAAGCGGCAATCTCATCATCTTCTGTCTGTGGAGTAGAATCATCACGATAAGTAGACTTAGGTCTATTTAATGAATGTGTTTCCGGTTGTTCGATCAGATGCGTTCCTAATCCTTCACGTCCAAAAAAGCCTTTGACTACATAAGGAATCTGCTGTTGCACAAACACTTGATCTGTAAAATACGTAGGTAACAAATACTGCTGAATCCATTCACATTCTTCGTCTGTAAATAAAGTAAAGCCTGTATAGTCAGCCATCTCCGCATTGCGTTCATACAATGACCAGATTGTCGCCATAAATCCTTTGCTCTGGGTCACGATATGTTGCACCGGATTCAGTAGACCAAGCTTACCGTCAGTTACTAGTTGTAATAAGTCTTCACCGACAGGGCGCTCTGAATCTGCTTCTCGATCTTCTACCAGATACTCTAACGGATATAAGCGATACAGAATATAGATACGTTCTTGCCCATAATACAGTCCTTCACCCGGTATAATCTGTAGTTGTTCTAAAGGTACATATGTAGCTTCAATACCAAGTGCTATACACTGTTCCATCATATATAACGTATTCGCACGATCTTCATCATGCCAGTCATAACTGGTAAAATAGATTACTTCGCCTAATCCCTGATCTTTATAATAATCAACCGCTTGCTT contains:
- a CDS encoding FadR/GntR family transcriptional regulator — protein: MFNKLEKQSLVDQVYAQIEQRIKNNSWAIGTRIPKEAELMEQFGVSRNTLREAIRALVHVGLLSTRQGDGTFVIANSELHSVLQKRVQHSTVVEILEVRHALDREAVALACRRRTDDDLQQMDHYANLCQQHMDAGEIPQFVEADFKLHQAITAASYNQLLIDLYAHLFEQIQMSITSTTVLNDSYCTGHRNLIQAIREQHSEQAMLIVDDYITYFTDRLQSLDHSS
- a CDS encoding GGDEF domain-containing protein; this translates as MIIKDLFINFCIISTFLFFGNALFRSVRSNPRISPFVFKMLTGVFLGVFGIVQMQFTFKLDNGTLLDLRQIPIIVATVLSGGMAGIITTILISIARLWFSASITGVSFLGIANACITFVIAYFVFRTKPSFRYKWFMTALLSTLNSLLIFLLWTGFSKRTTLILFIVVLFSSFIFTYLLIERLRRYNKIYDAMSKEVQFDFLTGLYNYRGFTYKYNQLSQQKKITFSLLLLDIDYFKVINDQYGHSAGDAVLAQFAEVLCSSVRSFDYCFRKGGEEFAIILEHVEEHAEAIRWAETIRQNIQEHKFVIPDGRTVSMTVSLGIGFYPLYADDELLEKTDRALYEAKKGGRNQFCIAH
- a CDS encoding GGDEF domain-containing protein, with translation MNYLNAHFKTSTYIKRQWIGLFFGLLGATLMQFTFPVGDNVLLDLRQISIVLSISMGGSVAGIITTIIIMITRIILSPTIGLSAILGLVNAATLCIVASWIFSRKISFYRKWLYSGIALTIIAMISLSIVLGKNEIDKVFVFIIVESAATLFIFMLTRSLRKNNELFEKVSKEAQFDFLTGLYNPRAFEHKFEQLQHQETDMAHSLLFIDIDHFKKVNDEYGHPAGDAVLFQLANVIQQSIRSTDYGARKGGEEFAVWLEYCQLTEAKIIAETLRTNVEKKKFVLPDGKIIHITISIGIGMYPALLWDELLEKTDQALYEAKQQGRNRSCLAQF
- a CDS encoding DUF6359 domain-containing protein; this encodes MHKVVTKRLTVVLLTALLMFISLLGGYRPVAEAATTLTVAQAIQAQSGGSTITVKGIVVGHASGASTGDFASPFANDFNVLIADSSSERTTSKLVDVQLSSSFRSQFGLQSNPSLIGKTIVVTGTAGAYNNFAGVKNPTSVTLDGGTTTPPTEPGTDTPLPNGTGKKVLFDNTHAQTAGAADWVIDGGFSDFANGLKADGFTVDALTRPIPYTFGEQAITYDKLKGYDVFVIAEPNVPFKSTEQAAMLQYVKGGGSIFFIADHYNADRNKNRWDGSEAINGYRRGAYSNPAKGMSAEEAASPAMQGVSGSDWLGTNFGIRFRYNALGDVNANDIVASSQAFGITAGVNSVAMHAGSTLAILDPTKAKGIVYLPSSVSKWNNAVDQGVYNGGGRAEGPYAAVSKVGAGKAAFIGDSSPVEDASPKYLREETGAKKTTYDGYKEVDDAKLLVQTVRWLAVKESYTSLNQVSGLTLDSPTSLISIETPATSTEPQAEPWAAPAAGYKWYDPTTFKNGSYGAAS
- a CDS encoding DUF350 domain-containing protein, with translation MKNFGTDLLHIGIGLVILFAVLFVGYYIFSLMTRYNDNQQIADGNQAAGMYMGSKMLGLCIIVGLVSINSDAWIDVLIWSGVGIVILCLVYLVFDWVTPRTKVCEQIEKGNMAIAQLLRSLIIGISFVIGTFVM
- a CDS encoding glutathionylspermidine synthase family protein encodes the protein MRQTRALPYTRAQLFTPEIEQRVPYHMMYEKPYCLTALTLYQAHEWEQLRIGSEQVDHLYRKTLRFVQQHLPDDYLLQQLGIHPALLEGARQDIPLDGLTRLDWIISPQGELKCIENNTDTPSGVPEVAFLEQELLRYASDLKPASASMNSCIQKMFKQAVDYYKDQGLGEVIYFTSYDWHDEDRANTLYMMEQCIALGIEATYVPLEQLQIIPGEGLYYGQERIYILYRLYPLEYLVEDREADSERPVGEDLLQLVTDGKLGLLNPVQHIVTQSKGFMATIWSLYERNAEMADYTGFTLFTDEECEWIQQYLLPTYFTDQVFVQQQIPYVVKGFFGREGLGTHLIEQPETHSLNRPKSTYRDDSTPQTEDDEIAAYYENQPKIYQQLHPMEPVSVTTSEGTFDGYLLTGAFVIGGQFAGLLPRIGGKVTDNLACYCAAAIVPSSAF